The Terrirubrum flagellatum nucleotide sequence CGCCCGCTCGCTGATGCGCGAATATCTCGCGAGATAATACATGACCGACTATCACGCCCGCAGCGATCCCGAACTCACGCCCGCTCTCATCGGCCTCGCTTGCCCACGGCTTGCTGGGACTGCGCCCCTCGACGAGGCGATGGCGTCTAGCTGAGGTCGCCGCGCGTGTGGCGCTTGAACAGCTTCGCGACGTCACGATAGACGGCGCGCTTGAATGGCACCACGAGGTCGACCGTCGCTTCAAGTTTTTCCCAGCGCCAGTGGGAAAATTCCGGCTTCTCGCCGCCGTCGGGCGTCTCGATATTGATTTCGCCTTCATCGCCGACGAAGCGGAATGCGATCCATTTCTGCGCCTGCCCGCGATAGCGGTTGCGCCATGATTTGCGCAGCATCGGTTTCGGCAGATCATAGGCCAGCCAACGCGGCGCTTCGGCAAGAAACTCGGCGCTGGCGACATTCGTCTCTTCGCGCAGCTCGCGCGCCGCCGCCTCGCGCGGCGTCTCGCCTTCATCAATGCCGCCCTGCGGCATCTGCCAGGCATATTTCTCGTCGGCCGCAAGCCCACGTCGCCGGCCGATGAACACATCGCCCTCGTGATTGAACAGCGCGATGCCGACGCAGGCGCGATAGTCCGCAAGCTCCGGGGGCAACAGACTCACCGTCCGCCGTCCTTTTTCCCTGTCGTGACGGCGTAACTGACTGGCACGAGAACGATTCCCTTCGCATCGAGCGCGCGGGCCCAGCGCGCGATGCGATCGATCGTCATCGGCAACGCGCTCGCCGCGCCGATGGCGACGCCCTTGTCGCGCGCCATAGTTTCCAGCTTCGCAAGCTCCTTGTCGATCGCATCGGCGCGCAAGACTGCGTCGATCACCGAATCCGCCCGCGCCGCAGGCGCCTTCAGACCCTGAGCCACGGAAACGATCTGTGAGCGGTTGGACGAGCCGTCATCGACAATCATCAGTCCGCGATTGGCCATTTCCTTCAGCATCGGCGCGAGCGGCGCGCCGTCCGCCGAGAATTTCGCGCCCATATAATTGACCACGCCGACATAGCCCTGGATGCGGCTCATCACCCATTGCAGCTTGTCGAGATTCTCCGCATCGGCGACGCCCGTGCGCAGCGTGTGCGGTCCGGGATCGTTGTCGGGATAATCGAACGGCTCCATCGGCGCCTGCATGAAGAGTTCGTGGCCCTCGGCGCGGGCGCGCTGCGTCTGACGGTCGAGCTCGCCGCCATAAGGCGCGAAGGCGAGCGACACCGCGCCCGGCAATTTCGCGATCGCATCACTGGTCGCCGTCTGGCTGACGCCGAGGCCGCCGACAAGGATGGCGATGCGCGGTTTGCCGGCGACAGAATCGGCTGCGACCGGCCG carries:
- a CDS encoding RNA pyrophosphohydrolase — encoded protein: MLPPELADYRACVGIALFNHEGDVFIGRRRGLAADEKYAWQMPQGGIDEGETPREAAARELREETNVASAEFLAEAPRWLAYDLPKPMLRKSWRNRYRGQAQKWIAFRFVGDEGEINIETPDGGEKPEFSHWRWEKLEATVDLVVPFKRAVYRDVAKLFKRHTRGDLS
- a CDS encoding divergent polysaccharide deacetylase family protein, giving the protein MTDLASDDLSRPLGHPERAARPRFAVSARTIAGVLSGVMVATFAGQIWLGRSAAPGMNVAEIRRTSDKPAPSAPAATVKVDPSIDSPADKPRMNAQEMENSSGVTVVRGGGVGAPESVIIQVAPPAKLSIAAPDKKLLDRSRHGALPKIAADGTRPSQYYARPVAADSVAGKPRIAILVGGLGVSQTATSDAIAKLPGAVSLAFAPYGGELDRQTQRARAEGHELFMQAPMEPFDYPDNDPGPHTLRTGVADAENLDKLQWVMSRIQGYVGVVNYMGAKFSADGAPLAPMLKEMANRGLMIVDDGSSNRSQIVSVAQGLKAPAARADSVIDAVLRADAIDKELAKLETMARDKGVAIGAASALPMTIDRIARWARALDAKGIVLVPVSYAVTTGKKDGGR